A stretch of Fusarium poae strain DAOMC 252244 chromosome 2, whole genome shotgun sequence DNA encodes these proteins:
- a CDS encoding hypothetical protein (MEROPS:MER0000432): MSSLAFSVLPRSVPASANLTASTISIPDSEIDRLRTLLKLSPIPQPNVWNSREDGSFGIPRNELLDLVNYWEKDYDWRKWEATLNSIPQYNITVTDDDSNSYKINFFALFSKNPAAIPILFLHGWPGSVVEYLPILRKLQSDYDPETLPYHIIVPHHIGYPFSDAPPLDKEFAHSDNARLMSKMMHSLGFAKTGYVAQGGDFGGWTAPVIANIDPACKLVHMNMLNVMPPAGEDVEAGIKEGRYSPDEIAAFGRLSEFSKTGTAFIQLDGTRPASAGYLVGTNPISLLAWVGDKMIQWSDKAPDRDLILTNVALYWFTRSYPTSIYVHRMAFENPELLMVGWKNIQAPLGYSCFKKDLVTAPERWIQQTEQIKWYRMHETGGHFPALEEPDALWADVKDFIEEFWDKTY; the protein is encoded by the exons ATGAGCTCTCTCGCCTTTAGCGTCCTTCCTCGCTCCGTCCCCGCGTCAGCAAATCTGACAGCCTCCACTATTTCCATTCCCGACAGTGAGATTGACCGACTCAGGACGCTTCTCAAGCTATCACCTATTCCTCAACCCAATGTCTGGAATAGCCGCGAAGATGGCTCTTTTGGGATCCCACGAAATGAACTCTTGGACTTGGTGAATTACTGGGAGAAAGACTACGACTG GAGAAAGTGGGAGGCAACATTGAACTCCATCCCTCAGTACAATATCACTGTCACCGACGATGACTCAAACTCGTACAAGATTAACTTCTTTGCCTTGTTCTCCAAAAACCCGGCTGCAATTCCCATCCTGTTCCTACACGGCTGGCCAGGGTCCGTCGTCGAATACCTTCCTATCCTTCGAAAACTCCAAAGCGATTATGACCCCGAAACTCTACCTTATCACATTATCGTCCCTCACCATATTGGATATCCCTTCTCAGATGCACCGCCTCTTGACAAAGAATTCGCACATTCCGACAATGCGCGCCTCATGTCCAAGATGATGCATTCTTTGGGTTTTGCCAAAACCGGTTATGTTGCACAAGGTGGTGATTTTGGCGGCTGGACAGCGCCTGTCATTGCCAACATCGACCCCGCGTGTAAGCTTGTCCACATGAACATGTTGAATGTCATGCCTCCAGCCGGAGAGGATGTCGAAGCTGGTATCAAAGAAGGACGTTATAGTCCCGATGAAATAGCGGCTTTTGGTAGACTCTCCGAGTTTAGCAAAACAGGCACTGCTTTCATCCAACTAGACGGCACGAGACCAGCTTCAGCAGGCTATCTTGTCGGAACCAACCCTATCTCACTTCTTGCTTGGGTTGGAGACAAGATGATTCAATGGTCTGACAAAGCGCCTGACCGAGATTTGATCTTGACAAACGTAGCGCTATACTGGTTCACTCGCAGCTATCCAACCTCTATATACGTCCACCGCATGGCCTTTGAGAATCCAGAGCTCCTCATGGTTGGTTGGAAGAACATCCAAGCACCCTTGGGCTATTCTTGTTTCAAGAAGGACCTTGTCACCGCTCCTGAGAGGTGGATACAGCAAACTGAGCAGATCAAATGGTATCGTATGCATGAGACTGGTGGACACTTCCCTGCGCTGGAGGAGCCTGATGCTCTTTGGGCAGATGTCAAGGATTTTATTGAGGAATTTTGGGACAAGACCTATTGA
- a CDS encoding hypothetical protein (MEROPS:MER0036028~CAZy:CE10): MAAHTFWQYVRLKIIVTLLRLVNQVATRPHFKPSPTCNRKFVRIPSRDLNRFIDAWIYYPQNYTDGDKRGIVINWHGGGCMLPNLGMDHEFCERVAVERDILVLDADYRKAPDDPFPAAIEDAEDTLRWVESQSHLFDLDRVALSGFSSGGNLALVASSELRREFKHINIRAVYSFYPGVDFIIPPEQKIVADPIRPLPFWFQRLITEAYLPGAEDCKSPRASPMYADAVSFPSYVMLFACSGDIFAPEIEAFGEKLTRGGIDVEVVKVQGAHAFDKATSRDFFNPDARDMAYSKVLMSLKDVL, encoded by the coding sequence ATGGCCGCTCACACATTTTGGCAATATGTTCGCCTCAAAATCATAGTCACACTACTACGTCTTGTAAATCAGGTCGCTACACGTCCTCACTTCAAACCCTCACCGACCTGCAACCGCAAGTTTGTGCGTATCCCATCACGCGATTTAAATCGCTTCATAGATGCATGGATCTACTACCCCCAAAACTATACTGACGGCGATAAACGCGGCATTGTTATCAACTGGCATGGAGGTGGATGCATGTTGCCGAACTTGGGTATGGACCATGAATTTTGCGAGCGGGTAGCTGTGGAGAGGGACATTCTTGTTCTCGATGCAGATTATCGTAAAGCACCAGATGATCCCTTCCCTGCCGCTATTGAAGACGCCGAGGATACGTTGCGATGGGTTGAGAGCCAGTCGCATCTATTCGATCTCGACCGTGTTGCTTTATCTGGTTTCAGCTCAGGTGGAAACTTGGCATTGGTTGCCTCCTCTGAACTGAGACGCGAGTTTAAGCACATCAACATTCGAGCGGTATACTCGTTCTACCCAGGTGTAGACTTCATCATCCCACCTGAACAAAAGATAGTCGCGGATCCCATCCGACCACTGCCATTTTGGTTCCAACGTCTTATCACAGAAGCATATCTTCCCGGAGCTGAAGACTGCAAATCACCCAGGGCATCACCCATGTATGCTGACGCAGTGTCTTTTCCTTCATATGTTATGCTGTTCGCCTGCTCGGGTGATATATTTGCACCAGAGATCGAAGCATTTGGGGAGAAACTGACGCGAGGTGGTAttgatgttgaagttgtCAAGGTTCAGGGGGCTCACGCGTTCGACAAAGCAACCAGCCGTGATTTCTTTAACCCTGATGCGAGAGATATGGCGTACTCAAAGGTTTTGATGAGCTTGAAGGATGTTCTGTAG
- a CDS encoding hypothetical protein (TransMembrane:12 (i45-66o86-108i115-133o145-166i178-199o205-224i271-297o317-341i361-381o393-415i422-443o455-478i)) — MISEPKLMMVDKAANDSSLGQPTVVQWTGPNDPENPYNWSVKKKWFAVGLGLFATFISMMNGTIITTAHEAIGTDFNVSDENFPHSYWPVASWGLGGAIFSLVLLPIMEDFGMRIVFLLVYTVFLCFLIPVGVAPNYETLIITRFFSGGCCTILANAVAGIIGNVFATDRARTIPTGLYIMIYLNSSSLGPVVGAAIFQFLPWRWIGYIELIWTGVFFPIFILAMPETRGSAILTSRAKKLRKQGQNAYSQKELDSKSIMHDIWISIQRPLYMLCTESVVFISTIWTAFSLGVIYVFTQSVEQVFSELYGWNAVEAGYVQASIVIGEILGFGLCVLTNNWYYASASRNKEEPGTPIPEARLYVAVIGGFIGVTGGMFVYAWTSYSWVSWVGPAIGLMLVGLGTEVVVVSIANYLIDAYSNYAGSAIGATVLGENLGVAFLPLASSSMYTNLGFHWASSLLGFISLVLAAAPIAVFIWGKEIRARSPFMKSAMSKPLGFAMATSE; from the exons ATGATCTCAGAACCAAAGCTTATGATGGTTGATAAAGCGGCCAATGACTCTTCATTAG GTCAACCCACTGTCGTGCAGTGGACAGGCCCAAATGATCCCGAGAACCCATACAACTGGTCCGTCAAGAAGAAATGGTTCGCAGTAGGCCTGGGCCTCTTTGCAACGTTCATCTCAATGATGAATGGCACAATCATCACAACAGCCCACGAAGCCATCGGTACCGACTTCAACGTGAGCGATGAAAACTTTCCACATTCTTACTGGCCTGTTGCATCTTGGGGTCTGGGAGGCGCCATTTTCTCTCTGGTACTACTCCCAATCATGGAGGATTTTGGCATGAGGATTGTCTTTCTCTTGGTCTACACGGTGTTTTTGTGCTTTCTGATACCGGTTGGAGTTGCGCCGAACTATGAGACACTCATCATCACACGGTTCTTCAGTGGTGGGTGCTGCACTATTCTCGCAAATGCCGTGGCTGGGATTATCGGGAATGTCTTTGCCACGGATCGGGCGCGGACGATTCCCACGGGGCTGTATATCATGATTTATCTGAACTCGAGCAGCCTCGGTCCTGTCGTGGGAGCTGCCATTTTCCAATTCCTGCCTTGGCGATGGATTGGCTACATCGAGCTTATATGGACAGGAGTCTTCTTTCCTATTTTTATTCTCGCTATGCCTGAGACGCGAGGATCCGCGATTTTGACCTCGCGAGCAAAAAAGCTTCGAAAGCAAGGACAAAACGCATACAGTCAGAAAGAACTTGACTCCAAGTCCATTATGCACGACATATGGATTAGCATTCAGAGACCTCTATATATGCTCTGCACTGAAAGCGTAGTATTTATCAGCACGATATGGACAGCTTTCAGTCTTGGTGTCATCTATGTGTTCACCCAATCTGTCGAACAAGTCTTCAGCGAACTCTATGGATGGAACGCCGTCGAGGCAGGCTATGTACAAGCCTCCATCGTTATTGGCGAAATTCTTGGTTTCGGACTTTGTGTCTTGACGAATAATTGGTATTACGCTTCAGCATCACGCAACAAAGAAGAACCTGGTACGCCTATACCCGAAGCTCGACTTTACGTCGCTGTCATTGGAGGTTTCATTGGAGTGACCGGCGGCATGTTTGTGTACGCTTGGACAAGCTACTCATGGGTCAGTTGGGTAGGTCCTGCGATCGGCTTGATGCTTGTTGGACTTGGAACGGAAGTTGTTGTCGTTAGTATCGCGAATTACTTGATCGATGCTTATAGCAACTATGCTGGAAGTGCGATTGGTGCTACTGTACTAGGAGAGAACCTTGGTGTTGCTTTTCTTCCGCTTGCTTCGAGTAGCATGTACACCAATTTGGGTTTCCATTGGGCTAGTTCCCTTCTGGGATTCATCTCGTTGGTTTTGGCAGCGGCACCGATTGCTGTTTTTATCTGGGGCAAGGAAATCAGAGCTCGAAGTCCGTTTATGAAGTCAGCCATGTCAAAGCCATTGGGGTTTGCAATGGCAACATCGGAATAG
- a CDS encoding hypothetical protein (SECRETED:SignalP(1-17)), with translation MPSTIAALVVGICGVAAAKLPSTAQVIDQKSFNVLKDVPPPSVANDSLVFTWPGVTEESLVDKPFHVYDDEFLDVIGKDPSLTLVATSESDPIFHEAVVWYPPTDEVFFVQNAGAPAAGTGLNKSSIIQKISLKEAEALRKGTLGKDEVKVTVVDTANPQVINPNGGIYYKGEIIFAGEGQGDEVPSALYRMNPLPPYNTSTLLNNYFGRQFNSLNDVGINPRNGDLYFTDTLYGYLQDFRPVPGLRNQVYRYNFETGAVTVVADDFTLPNGIGFAPDGKRVYVTDTGIALGFYGRNLSSPASVYSFDVNKDGTLENRKTFAYVASFIPDGVHTDSKGRVYAGCGDGVHVWNSSGKLIGKIYTGTTAANFQFAGKGRLIITGQTKLFYATLAASGPKLYD, from the exons ATGCCTTCCACCATTGCTGCACTTGTTGTCGGGATTTGTGGCGTGGCAGCTGCCAAACTACCCTCCACGGCTCAAGTCATTGATCAGAAGTCTTTCAATGTTTTAAAGGATGTCCCACCACCTTCTGTGGCTAATGACTCACTT GTCTTTACATGGCCCGGAGTGACAGAGGAatctctcgtcgataaacccttccATGTTTATGATGACGAATTCCTCGATGTCATCGGAAAGGACCCCTCTCTGACACTTGTTGCTACGTCGGAAAGTGACCCCATCTTCCACGAGGCTGTAGTCTGGTACCCACCTACAGACGAGGTCTTTTTCGTGCAAAACGCGGGCGCCCCTGCGGCAGGCACTGGTCTGAACAAGTCTTCCATCATCCAGAAGATCTCTCTCAAAGAGGCAGAGGCTTTGCGCAAGGGAACCCTTGGCAAGGATGAAGTGAAGGTGACGGTCGTTGACACAGCGAATCCTCAAGTCATTAACCCCAATG GTGGCATTTACTACAAGGGCGAAATCATCTTCGCTGGTGAGGGTCAAGGTGACGAAGTTCCCTCAGCCCTCTACCGAATGAACCCTCTGCCTCCCTACAACACAAGCA CACTTCTCAACAACTACTTTGGCCGCCAGTTCAACTCCCTGAACGACGTTGGCATCAACCCCAGGAACGGTGACTTGTACTTCACCGACACTCTGTACGGTTATCTTCAAGATTTCCGCCCTGTTCCTGGTCTGCGAAACCAAGTGTACCGATACAACTTCGAAACTGGTGCTGTGACTGTTGTCGCAGATGACTTTACTCTTCCCAACG GTATTGGTTTTGCTCCTGATGGAAAGCGTGTCTATGTCACCGACACTGGCATCGCTCTTGGCTTCTACGGCCGTAACCTTTCCTCCCCCGCCTCCGTTTACTCTTTCGACGTGAACAAGGATGGTACCCTTGAGAACCGCAAGACTTTTGCCTACGTAGCTTCTTTCATCCCAGACG GTGTGCATACCGATTCCAAGGGTCGTGTCTATGCTGGctgtggtgatggtgtccATGTTTGGAACTCCTCTGGGAAGCTCATTGGCAAGATCTACACCGGAACCACTGCTGCCAACTTCCAGTTTGCTGGAAAAGGTAGATTGATCATCACCGGCCAGACTAAGTTGTTCTATGCTACTCTGGCTGCTTCAGGACCCAAGCTATATGACTAA
- a CDS encoding hypothetical protein (TransMembrane:1 (o220-241i)), translated as MPDNRTILGPLTNSWEYPDACGSLLYLPDCSACTVASQAQKCNTAFPTTINDREDFKCWPPATPPNDFVPPVSGWGIYKPATKCPEGFTVACTAEGTTKSDFEFQFKVNDDEFVRGCCPSHYECAKYGEAQTCRSIFSTGILSVISCKSGSTLLRSVAAPTKFTTETSSYITVHAPMFQLAGLKRLEPVSTTSAPTTSTETPASHIEIDSGGGLSTGAQVGIGVGVGVIGLGIIGTAFYLWRRRRKSKAPSKHGLESSQLDSREIRPPGELGGPPLSPPPQYTPIELDGTTARQELP; from the exons ATGCCGGACAACCGAACAATTTTAGGCCCTCTTACAAACTCATGGGAATACCCTGACGCGTGCGGTAGTCTGTTGTATTTGCCAGACTGCTCTGCTTGCACTGTGGCATCGCAAGCTCAAAAGTGCAATACTGCCTTTCCTACTACT ATCAACGACCGCGAGGATTTCAAATGCTGGCCTCCAGCAACGCCGCCGAATGACTTTGTTCCCCCTGTCAGCGGTTGGGGTATCTACAAACCTGCCACCAAATGTCCCGAAGGCTTCACGGTCGCGTGCACGGCCGAAGGGACGACAAAAAGCGATTTTGAGTTCCAGTTCAAAGTCAACGACGATGAGTTTGTCAGAGGATGCTGTCCATC GCATTACGAATGTGCCAAGTATGGAGAGGCACAAACGTGCAGGAGTATTTTTTCTACGGGCATTTTGAGTGTAATCTCATGCAAGTCGGGCAGTACTCTTCTTAGGAGCGTTGCGGCACCAACAAAATTCACCACAGAAACGAGTTCTTACATTACTGTACATGCGCCCATGTTTCAGCTGGCTGGACTAAAGCGACTCGAGCCAGTATCAACAACGAGTGCACCGACGACATCAACGGAAACCCCTGCATCCCATATAGAGATAGACTCCGGAGGAGGCTTGTCGACAGGGGCTCAAGTTGGTATTGGTGTTGGAGTTGGTGTCATTGGGCTTGGGATTATCGGTACAGCGTTTTACCTCTGGCGAAGAAGACGAAAATCCAAAGCGCCATCGAAACATGGGCTGGAATCATCTCAATTGGATTCACGAGAGATAAGACCACCAGGCGAATTAGGAGGACCACCTTTGTCGCCTCCTCCCCAATATACCCCGATTGAGCTTGATGGGACTACGGCTAGGCAGGAGTTGCCGTAA
- a CDS encoding hypothetical protein (SECRETED:SignalP(1-22)~TransMembrane:1 (n7-17c22/23o471-489i)) — MLAVKRLVLHVILYCLLTLGLAKEDEKYDPADNFRPNNVTGLPDFYTWVGSYYNATAEVDVKFAYQYLTPTDKVCPELRNFTRTFKYDAVLSVLEPGAWNGGNNSVIFWLTLMPQTSSPFDLSLLPQSFLYEKTNLSFPIYTAEPTPGGYWRPHNRVFPNEFNFTTTQVSSKAYNLTTTVKNSQNSNNVSNWGNVTMPTCNSTEWTNDYIFSMNRARSYFARDWDDFKFPEVSMQFDDKTANLTLDGTFYARPYRQSNMTGEPVGGSPEVIGHLSVRVAGVVDEYHSDALSLNESAPSWERTVGFESNPSNIGYGESDGKPPSLEDRAVTSFHTIVSTSYPQGRWSIGYGKIEGKDGFYTAACVDGQFAVSGIWAGCGDLIFTRCVGASAFARSSTVSCMGTCLTHKIFDYNDKSSSTRFIACNFPGTYDGSMTLLKTPIGDAAEPTSGDGSTMSTAAETTTASTTDSGAGIVRLELQLFLIAVIFVLYL, encoded by the exons ATGTTGGCTGTCAAACGCCTAGTCCTGCATGTCATCCTGTACTGTCTTTTGACACTAGGTCTTGCTAAGGAGGATGAGAAATATGATCCTGCTGATAACTTTCGTCCAAACAATGTGACAGGCCTGCCCGACTTTTACACCTGGGTTGGATC ATACTACAATGCTACTGCAGAGGTTGATGTAAAGTTTGCTTATCAATATCTCACCCCAACCGACAAAGTATGCCCGGAGCTCAGAAACTTCACACGCACTTTCAAGTATGACGCTGTTCTCAGTGTTCTTGAGCCTGGTGCCTGGAACGGTGGGAACAACTCGGTCATCTTCTGGTTGACACTCATGCCGCAAACTTCGTCGCCATTCGATTTGTCTTTATTGCCCCAGAGCTTTTTGTATGAGAAGACCAATCTTTCATTCCCCATTTATACGGCCGA GCCGACTCCAGGTGGTTACTGGCGTCCACACAACAGAGTCTTCCCCAATGAATTCAACTTTACGACCACTCAGGTTTCAAGCAAAGCTTACAATCTAACCACAACAGTCAAGAATTCTCAAAATTCTAACAATGTATCGAATTGGGGCAACGTCACCATGCCAACTTGCAATTCCACCGAATGGACCAATgactatatattttctatgaACAGAGCTAGGTCGTATTTTGCAAGGGACTGGGACGACTTCAAGTTCCCCGAAGTCAGCATGCAGTTTGACGACAAGACAGCCAACCTGACCCTGGATGGTACCTTCTATGCGCGACCATATCGACAATCCAATATGACTGGTGAACCTGTGGGTGGCAGTCCCGAAGTTATTGGTCATCTTTCAGTCCGTGTCGCTGGAGTTGTAGACGAGTACCATTCCGATGCTCTGAGTCTCAATGAGAGTGCACCCTCGTGGGAGCGCACTGTTGGGTTCGAGAGTAACCCGTCCAACATTGGATACGGGGAGAGTGATGGCA AACCTCCCAGCCTTGAAGATCGAGCCGTCACATCTTTTCACACAATTGTCAGCACTTCGTACCCTCAGGGCCGGTGGTCAATAGGATACGGCAAGATTGAAGGGAAGGATGGCTTTT ACACTGCCGCCTGTGTTGACGGTCAATTCGCTGTGAGCGGGATCTGGGCTGGCTGTGGCGATCTCATTTTCACTCGCTGTGTCGGTGCGAGTGCATTTGCTCGTAGTTCCACAGTGTCCTG TATGGGGACATGTTTGACACACAAGATCTTTGACTACAACGACAAATCATCATCGACTCGATTCATTGCTTGTAATTTCCCAGGGACGTACGATGGAAGCATGACCCTCCTAAAGACTCCCATTGGAGACGCTGCAGAACCGACTTCTGGCGACGGTTCGACCATGTCGACTGCTGCTGAGACTACAACAGCATCGACGACGGATTCTGGAGCGGGAATAGTCAGATTAGAGTTACAATTGTTCTTGATAGCAGTTATCTTTGTTTTGTATTTGTAA
- a CDS encoding hypothetical protein (SECRETED:SignalP(1-20)~CAZy:GH54~CAZy:CBM42) has translation MQLQSILALGLVSTARLAIAGPCDIYNSGGTPCIAAHSTTRALYTNYNGGLYQIKRASDGSTTDIKPLAKGAIADASAQDTFCSGTTCLITIIYDQSGRSNHLTQAPPGGFQGPEANGYDNLASSDGAPVTLNGKKAYGVFISPGTGYRNNHVSGSATGDQPEGMYAVLDGTHYNGGCCFDYGNAETNSKDTGNGHMEAIYFGDNTVWGSGAGNGPWIMADLENGLFSGKNPKNNAADPSISHRFLSAVVKGKPGTWSIRGGNAASGALSTFYSGAYPDGGYNPMKKEGAIILGIGGDNSVGAQGTFYEGVMTSGYPSDATENAVQADIVAAKYATTSLTSGNALSVGSSVSLKVTTSGYTNRYLAHTNSDVNTQIVDSSSSAALKKQASWTVRTGLANSGCVSFESVDTPGSYIRHYSFTLVVNKNDGSKAFNEDATFCTQKGMNNQGNSIRSWNYPTRYFRHYDNKGYAASNGGVHTFDANKSFADDVSFVVAKSLA, from the coding sequence ATGCAGTTGCAAAGCATTCTTGCTCTCGGTCTCGTCTCCACGGCACGCCTTGCCATTGCTGGGCCATGCGATATCTATAACAGCGGTGGCACACCTTGCATCGCTGCACACAGCACCACTCGAGCCCTGTACACCAACTACAATGGTGGACTCTATCAGATCAAGCGTGCATCCGATGGCTCAACTACAGATATCAAACCTCTGGCAAAGGGTGCCATCGCTGATGCTTCTGCACAAGACACCTTCTGCAGCGGTACAACGTGTCTTATCACCATCATCTATGACCAATCTGGTCGGAGCAATCACTTGACCCAAGCACCACCTGGTGGATTCCAGGGCCCAGAAGCGAATGGATACGACAACTTGGCTAGTTCTGATGGTGCACCGGTGACTCTCAATGGGAAGAAAGCGTATGGCGTTTTCATATCACCTGGAACTGGGTACCGTAACAACCATGTCAGCGGTTCCGCTACTGGTGATCAGCCAGAGGGAATGTACGCTGTTCTCGATGGCACACACTACAATGGTGGTTGCTGCTTCGACTATGGTAATGCCGAGACCAACAGCAAAGACACAGGCAATGGTCACATGGAAGCAATCTACTTTGGCGACAATACTGTCTGGGGCTCGGGTGCCGGTAACGGACCCTGGATCATGGCAGATCTTGAGAATGGTCTGTTTTCTGGCAAGAACCCAAAGAACAACGCTGCAGATCCCTCCATTAGCCACAGATTCCTCAGTGCGGTTGTGAAGGGTAAGCCCGGTACCTGGTCCATTCGGGGAGGAAATGCTGCTTCGGGCGCTCTGTCGACTTTCTACAGCGGCGCATATCCCGATGGAGGATATAATCCAATGAAAAAGGAAGGCGCCATCATTTTGGGCATTGGAGGTGACAACAGTGTTGGTGCTCAAGGCACCTTTTACGAAGGCGTCATGACTTCTGGTTATCCTTCCGATGCCACTGAGAACGCTGTGCAGGCTGATATTGTGGCTGCCAAATACGCTACCACGTCATTGACGAGTGGTAATGCCCTCTCAGTCGGGTCGTCTGTATCATTGAAGGTCACGACATCAGGATATACAAACCGCTACCTCGCACATACCAACTCGGACGTCAATACACAGATTGTCGATTCCTCCAGCTCAGCCGCGCTCAAGAAGCAAGCTAGTTGGACTGTCCGTACCGGTCTCGCCAACAGTGGCTGTGTATCCTTTGAGTCTGTTGATACACCTGGAAGTTATATCAGACATTACTCGTTCACTCTCGTTGTTAACAAGAACGATGGAAGTAAGGCGTTTAACGAAGACGCTACGTTTTGTACTCAGAAGGGTATGAACAACCAGGGAAATTCGATTCGATCGTGGAATTATCCAACTAGATACTTCAGGCATTATGACAACAAGGGTTATGCTGCATCGAATGGAGGTGTTCACACTTTCGATGCTAATAAGAGTTTTGCGGATGATGTCAGTTTTGTTGTTGCAAAGAGTCTTGCTTAG
- a CDS encoding hypothetical protein (TransMembrane:12 (i101-121o127-149i170-190o202-220i232-252o272-294i315-336o370-389i417-435o441-467i487-511o531-548i)): protein MAYQREIEMQAFPPPSPKTLPIPEPSSNNIGPDSTSPGALHRLLTSFTRAPPPSRSEDEYSLSSYNTAYATNGRLFNMSKANYNSANTALARELKNRHLQMIAFGGSIGTGLFVASGVALFRGGPASLLIAFVTMGTMQFFTMQALGELSVAFPVGGSFSNYSTRFLDPSWGYTLQYLIVLPLEIIAGAFTTNYWNPDASKSIFIILFFFLILGINLLGVKGYGEAEFIFSAVKITAVMGFILLGIIINIAGEPDGGYIGFSHWQNPGAFNNGFKGFASVLVTATFSFAGTEMVGLAAAETSNPKKSLPAAVKQVFWRISLFYILSILLIGLLVPYNEPRLLGAKYGSDAAASPFVIAIEMSGSDILPDIMNAVILISLISVGNTAVYASSRTIAALAEQSLAPKVFAYIDRTGRPLIAIICCGTVGLLAFVANSKIHNEIFNWLLAISGLSTLFTWASICVCHIRFRKAWQLSGYKLSQLAFKSQVGVWGSWVALFAYTTVLFLQFWVAISPIQPTDQAPFTTPERIKNFFLQILTVPVILVFYIVHKIWMGTKVVRGQDIDIHTGRRYLQVWNEEEEQARKAWPLWKRVYNHMC, encoded by the exons ATGGCCTATCAGAGGGAAATCGAGATGCAGGCCTTTCCTCCGCCATCGCCAAAAACATTACCAATACCAGAACCCTCATCAAATAATATCGGCCCAGACTCAACTTCTCCGGGCGCGTTGCACCGTCTCCTGACAAGTTTCACGCGTGCCCCGCCGCCGAGCCGTTCTGAAGATGAGTACTCACTCAGCAGCTACAACACGGCGTACGCAACAAATGGGAGGCTATTCAATATGAGTAAAGCCAACTACAATTCTGCCAATACCGCCCTCGCCCGTGAGCTCAAAAATCGACATCTTCAAATGATCGCGTTTGGAGGGTCTATCGGCACCGGCCTTTTTGTCGCCAGCGGAGTGGCGTTATTTCGGGGAGGACCGGCTTCGCTACTTATTGCCTTTGTGACAATGGGCACAATGCAGTTTTTTACCATGCAAGCTCTTGGAGAATTGAGTGTCGCGTTTCCGGTTGGAGGGTCTTTTTCAAATTACTCAACAAGATTTCTGGATCCGTCTTGGGG TTACACATTACAATATCTCATAGTTTTACCACTTGAGATTATCGCCGGTGCATTCACGACAAATTACTGGAACCCAGATGCCAGCAAGTCAATATTTAttatccttttcttttttctcatTCTCGGCATCAATTTACTCGGCGTGAAAGGCTATGGAGAAGCCGAGTTTATCTTTTCTGCCGTCAAGATCACCGCCGTTATGGGCTTCAT TCTCCTCGGTATAATTATCAACATAGCAG GTGAACCAGATGGCGGCTACATTGGCTTCAGTCACTGGCAGAATCCGGGCGCCTTCAACAATGGCTTTAAAGGATTCGCCAGTGTCCTCGTTACTGCAACCTTCTCCTTTGCCGGCACAGAAATGGTCGGTCTCGCCGCCGCCGAAACAAGCAACCCGAAAAAGTCTCTTCCAGCAGCCGTAAAACAGGTCTTTTGGCGCATATCCCTCTTCTACATCCTCTCCATTCTTCTTATCGGCCTGCTCGTCCCATATAATGAACCTCGACTATTGGGTGCCAAGTACGGATCAGATGCGGCAGCCAGTCCCTTCGTCATCGCCATCGAGATGAGCGGCTCGGATATTTTGCCAGATATTATGAACGCTGTTATTCTTATCAGTCTGATATCGGTTGGAAACACGGCTGTGTATGCTTCATCACGGACAATTGCCGCGTTGGCGGAGCAGTCGTTAGCACCCAAGGTCTTTGCCTATATCGACCGAACTGGAAGACCACTTATTGCGATTATTTGCTGCGGAACGGTAGGTCTACTTGCTTTCGTCGCCAACTCCAAAATCCACAACGAAATCTTCAACTGGCTTCTCGCCATCAGCGGGTTAAGTACCTTGTTCACCTGGGCGTCCATATGTGTCTGTCACATCCGCTTCCGAAAAGCATGGCAACTCTCAGGCTACAAGCTATCCCAGCTGGCATTCAAATCACAAGTCGGCGTTTGGGGCTCATGGGTGGCTCTATTCGCTTACACCACTGTATTATTCCTCCAATTCTGGGTGGCCATATCGCCCATCCAACCTACGGACCAAGCGCCTTTCACAACGCCTGAACGCATCAAGAATTTCTTCTTGCAGATTCTGACAGTGCCTGTTATTTTGGTCTTTTACATTGTACATAAAATCTGGATGGGGACAAAAGTTGTTCGAGGTCAAGACATAGATATTCACACAGGTCGTAGATACCTGCAGGTATGgaatgaagaggaggaacaGGCACGGAAAGCATGGCCTCTGTGGAAGAGAGTGTACAATCATATGTGTTAA